A part of Sebastes umbrosus isolate fSebUmb1 chromosome 21, fSebUmb1.pri, whole genome shotgun sequence genomic DNA contains:
- the LOC119480427 gene encoding glycine--tRNA ligase — MEEVLAPLREAVREQGDLVHQLKGKGATEQEVSRAVAELKARKKILEAKELALQPKDETVDRVKMEDTLKRRFFYDQAFAIYGGVSGLYDFGPVGCALKNNILQVWRQHFIQEEQILEIDCTMLTPEPVLKTSGHVDKFADYMVKDAKTGECYRADHLLKAHLKKLMSDEKCSAEKVTEMEDVITQMDNYTQKELSDLFVRYNVKSPSTGNDLTPPVSFNLMFKTSIGPGGNMPGYLRPETAQGMFLNFKRLLEFNQGKLPFGAAQIGNSFRNEISPRSGLIRVREFTMAEIEHFVDPNDKIHPKFSNVADLEILLFSSKAQTSGQSAQIMRLGDAVEQGVINNSVLGYFIGRIYLYLIKAGLSKDKVRFRQHMENEMAHYACDCWDAESKTSYGWIEIVGCADRSCYDLSCHSRATKVPLVAEKPLKEPKVVNVVQFEPNKGAIGTAYKKDAKLVLEYLAVCDECYITDQEKLLKEKGEFSIETQGRTFKLTKDMVSVKRFQKTVHVEEIVPNVIEPSFGIGRIMYSIFEHSFRIRQGDEQRTYFSFPATVAPYKCSILPLSTNQEFTPFVQQLSEAMTKYGVSYKVDDSSGSIGRRYARSDEIGVAFGITVDFDTANKTPHTATLRDRDSMRQIRAEVAELPGMVRDLANGTLTWAEVETKYPIFEGQETSKKE, encoded by the exons ATGGAAGAAGTACTGGCGCCTTTAAGAGAGGCTGTGAGGGAACAG GGTGATTTGGTGCATCAATTGAAGGGAAAGGGCGCAACGGAGCAGGAAGTGAGCCGAGCTGTTGCAGAGCTGAAAGCCAGGAAGAAGATTCTTGAAGCCAAG GAGCTAGCTCTGCAGCCCAAAGATGAGACGGTGGACAGAGTGAAAATGGAGGACACCTTGAAGAGGAGGTTCTTCTACGACCAGGCTTTTGCCATATATGGAG GTGTGAGTGGCTTGTATGACTTCGGCCCCGTGGGCTGTGCCCTGAAGAACAACATCCTGCAGGTGTGGAGGCAGCACTTCATCCAGGAGGAGCAGATCCTGGAGATCGACTGCACCATGCTGACCCCCGAGCCCGTCCTCAA GACGTCGGGGCATGTGGATAAATTCGCTGACTACATGGTGAAAGACGCCAAGACCGGAGAGTGCTACCGCGCTGATCACCTCCTCAAAG CTCACTTAAAAAAACTGATGTCTGATGAGAAATGCTCAGCAGAGAAGGTGACCGAGATGGAGGATGTCATCACTCAG ATGGACAACTACACCCAGAAGGAGCTGAGCGACCTGTTTGTGAGATACAACGTCAAGTCTCCGTCCACAGGAAATGACCTCACACCTCCCGTCTCCTTCAACCTGATGTTCAAGACGTCCATCGGACCAGGGGGGAACATGCCCGG CTATCTGAGGCCTGAAACCGCTCAGGGGATGTTCCTCAACTTCAAACGCCTGCTGGAGTTCAACCAGGGAAAACTTCCCTTCGGTGCCGCTCAGATCGGAAACTCCTTCAGGAACGAGATCTCTCCTCGCTCTGGACTCATTCGCGTCAG AGAGTTCACCATGGCTGAGATCGAGCACTTTGTGGACCCGAACGACAAGATCCACCCGAAATTCTCCAACGTGGCCGACCTGGAGATCCTGTTGTTCTCCTCCAAGGCTCAGACCAGCGGCCAGTCTGCACAGATCATGAGGCTGGGAGACGCTGTGGAGCAG GGAGTGATCAATAACTCTGTGTTGGGTTACTTCATTGGAAGAATCTACCTCTATCTAATCAAAGCTGGACTGTCCAAAGATAAAGTGCGCTTCCGTCAGCACATGGAGAACGAGATGGCTCACTACGCGTGTGACTGCTGGGACGCCGAGTCCAAAACCTCCTAT ggctGGATTGAGATCGTGGGCTGTGCTGATCGCTCCTGCTACGACCTCTCGTGTCACTCCAGAGCCACCAAGGTCCCTCTAGTGGCTGAGAAGCCCCTGAAAGAACCC AAAGTGGTTAACGTTGTCCAGTTTGAGCCCAACAAGGGAGCCATCGGAACGGCCTACAAGAAAGACGCCAAGCTGGTTCTGGAGTACCTGGCTGTCTGTGACGAATGCTACATCACTGATCAGGAGAAGCTTCTCAAAGAAAAAGG GGAGTTCAGCATCGAGACACAGGGCAGGACATTTAAACTGACCAAAGACATGGTCAGTGTGAAGAGGTTCCAGAAAACTGTGCACG TGGAGGAGATTGTTCCCAATGTAATCGAGCCGTCCTTTGGCATCGGCAGAATCATGTACTCCATCTTCGAGCACTCGTTCCGCATCCGGCAGGGGGATGAACAGAGGACG TATTTCAGCTTCCCTGCCACTGTAGCTCCGTACAAATGCTCCATCCTTCCTTTGAGCACAAACCAGGAGTTTACTCCGTTTGTCCAGCAGTTAT CTGAGGCGATGACTAAATACGGCGTGTCCTACAAAGTGGACGACTCCTCTGGATCCATCGGGAGGCGTTACGCCCGGTCTGACGAGATCGGGGTGGCGTTTGGCATCACCGTCGACTTCGACACGGCGAACAAGACGCCTCACACGGCCACGCTGAGAGACCGCGACTCAATGAGGCAGATCAGGGCCGAG GTCGCCGAGTTGCCAGGGATGGTTCGAGATCTGGCTAATGGCACCTTGACGTGGGCTGAGGTGGAGACAAAGTACCCCATCTTTGAAGGACAAGAGACCAGCAAGAAGGAGTAG
- the hhatlb gene encoding hedgehog acyltransferase like, b isoform X1 — protein sequence MGIKSALPKYEIYFYNTVLCLAMFWASSWIFDVSSSGVNRKTFKTSVKPGWYYFGRKMETADFEWMMWFSTFREHILFALCGHVLFAKICSMLAPQYRSLVYMVYGLLAVWTSMGWTYITLILSHCILLYSISLVKIRWLCFVTGLCTLATFKCQPFVSWQSGFVEGDFELRHVLFYGGCGFTIMRCMSFALENCDRKDGNYNILELLKYNFYLPFFYFGPIMTFDKFYIQANKSDLTRKEWEMWNISQQGLIHLGVIIVVDVLFHFMYILTIPTDLKLLKHASDWALVGLAYFNLVYDWVKAAVMFGVINTVSRLDHLDPPKPPKCITMLYMFAETHFDRGINDWLCKYVYNYLGGKHENVVDELVATLCTYGVTILWLGPCEVALLWAFFNCFGLNFELWTTKVFSMEPFASLEMEMTGATSRRIRAVFNTLNFWTIVLYNILALNSLDFAKLVAKRLLLKGFPITTIIVMFVTYCLIQVIKERERRQALIDDPDPLPPAPPPNAAVAASTTSPPGAAAAPTAAQPVADPSKEKAE from the exons ATGGGGATCAAATCTGCACTTCCCAAATATGAGATCTATTTCTACAACACGGTGCTTTGTTTGGCCATGTTCTGGGCCTCCAGCTGGATCTTTGACGTGTCCAGTT CCGGTGTAAACAGAAAGACGTTCAAAACCAGCGTGAAGCCAGGATGGTACTACTTTGGGAGGAAAATG GAAACGGCTGATTTCGAGTGGATGATGTGGTTTTCCACCTTCAGAGAGCACATCCTGTTCGCTCTGTGTGGTCATGTGCTGTTCGCTAAGATCTGTTCCATGTTGGCTCCACAG TACAGGTCCCTGGTGTACATGGTGTACGGGCTGCTGGCCGTGTGGACCAGTATGGGCTGGACCTACATCACCCTCATCCTGTCCCACTGTATCCTCCTCTACAGCATCTCTTTAGTGAAGATACGCTGGCTGTGCTTCGTCACCGGCCTTTGTACCCTCGCCACATTCAAGTGTCAACCCTTCGTGTCCTGGCAG TCAGGCTTCGTGGAGGGTGACTTTGAGCTGCGTCATGTTCTCTTCtatggaggttgtgggttcacGATCATGCGCTGTATGAGCTTTGCTCTGGAGAACTGCGACAGGAAAGATGGAAACTACAACATCCTGGAGCTGCTCAAGTACAACTTCTACCTCCCCTTCTTCTATTTTGGGCCCATCATGACCTTTGACAAGTTTTATATTCAA GCCAACAAGTCTGACCTGACCAGGAAAGAGTGGGAGATGTGGAACATCAGTCAGCAGGGCCTGATTCACCTGGGAGTCATCATCGTAGTGGACGTCCTCTTCCACTTCATGTACATCCTCACCATCCCCACCGACCTGAAGCTGCTGAAGCACGCCTCCGACTGGGCTCTAG TGGGCCTTGCTTACTTCAACCTGGTGTATGACTGGGTGAAAGCAGCTGTCATGTTTGGAGTCATCAACACAGTGTCCAGACTGGATCATCTGGACCCTCCCAAGCCACCAAAATGCATCACGATGCTCTACATGTTCGCTGAAAC ACATTTTGACAGAGGGATCAACGACTGGCTGTGCAA GTATGTGTACAATTACCTGGGTGGGAAACATGAGAATGTGGTGGATGAGCTGGTGGCGACTCTGTGCACCTACGGCGTCACCATCCTCTGGCTGGGACCCTGCGAGGTGGCGCTGCTCTGGGCTTTCTTCAACTGTTTCGGCCTCAACTTTGAGCTGTGGACCACCAAAGTCTTCTCCATGGAGCCTTTTGCTTCGCTTGAG ATGGAGATGACGGGAGCAACGTCCCGCCGGATCAGAGCCGTCTTCAATACTTTGAACTTCTGGACCATCGTGTTGTACAACATCCTGGCCTTGAACAGTTTGGACTTTGCCAAGTTGGTCGCCAAGCGGCTACTTCTCAAAG GCTTCCCTATAACCACCATCATCGTCATGTTTGTGACCTACTGCCTGATTCAAGTGattaaggagagagagaggaggcaggcCCTCATCGATGATCCcgatcctcttcctcctgctcccccTCCAAACGCCGCCGTCGCCGCCTCCACCACCAGCCCGCCCGGCGCTGCAGCTGCACCCACCGCTGCTCAACCGGTCGCAGATCCTAGCAAGGAAAAAGCAGAGTAG
- the hhatlb gene encoding hedgehog acyltransferase like, b isoform X2 encodes MVYGLLAVWTSMGWTYITLILSHCILLYSISLVKIRWLCFVTGLCTLATFKCQPFVSWQSGFVEGDFELRHVLFYGGCGFTIMRCMSFALENCDRKDGNYNILELLKYNFYLPFFYFGPIMTFDKFYIQANKSDLTRKEWEMWNISQQGLIHLGVIIVVDVLFHFMYILTIPTDLKLLKHASDWALVGLAYFNLVYDWVKAAVMFGVINTVSRLDHLDPPKPPKCITMLYMFAETHFDRGINDWLCKYVYNYLGGKHENVVDELVATLCTYGVTILWLGPCEVALLWAFFNCFGLNFELWTTKVFSMEPFASLEMEMTGATSRRIRAVFNTLNFWTIVLYNILALNSLDFAKLVAKRLLLKGFPITTIIVMFVTYCLIQVIKERERRQALIDDPDPLPPAPPPNAAVAASTTSPPGAAAAPTAAQPVADPSKEKAE; translated from the exons ATGGTGTACGGGCTGCTGGCCGTGTGGACCAGTATGGGCTGGACCTACATCACCCTCATCCTGTCCCACTGTATCCTCCTCTACAGCATCTCTTTAGTGAAGATACGCTGGCTGTGCTTCGTCACCGGCCTTTGTACCCTCGCCACATTCAAGTGTCAACCCTTCGTGTCCTGGCAG TCAGGCTTCGTGGAGGGTGACTTTGAGCTGCGTCATGTTCTCTTCtatggaggttgtgggttcacGATCATGCGCTGTATGAGCTTTGCTCTGGAGAACTGCGACAGGAAAGATGGAAACTACAACATCCTGGAGCTGCTCAAGTACAACTTCTACCTCCCCTTCTTCTATTTTGGGCCCATCATGACCTTTGACAAGTTTTATATTCAA GCCAACAAGTCTGACCTGACCAGGAAAGAGTGGGAGATGTGGAACATCAGTCAGCAGGGCCTGATTCACCTGGGAGTCATCATCGTAGTGGACGTCCTCTTCCACTTCATGTACATCCTCACCATCCCCACCGACCTGAAGCTGCTGAAGCACGCCTCCGACTGGGCTCTAG TGGGCCTTGCTTACTTCAACCTGGTGTATGACTGGGTGAAAGCAGCTGTCATGTTTGGAGTCATCAACACAGTGTCCAGACTGGATCATCTGGACCCTCCCAAGCCACCAAAATGCATCACGATGCTCTACATGTTCGCTGAAAC ACATTTTGACAGAGGGATCAACGACTGGCTGTGCAA GTATGTGTACAATTACCTGGGTGGGAAACATGAGAATGTGGTGGATGAGCTGGTGGCGACTCTGTGCACCTACGGCGTCACCATCCTCTGGCTGGGACCCTGCGAGGTGGCGCTGCTCTGGGCTTTCTTCAACTGTTTCGGCCTCAACTTTGAGCTGTGGACCACCAAAGTCTTCTCCATGGAGCCTTTTGCTTCGCTTGAG ATGGAGATGACGGGAGCAACGTCCCGCCGGATCAGAGCCGTCTTCAATACTTTGAACTTCTGGACCATCGTGTTGTACAACATCCTGGCCTTGAACAGTTTGGACTTTGCCAAGTTGGTCGCCAAGCGGCTACTTCTCAAAG GCTTCCCTATAACCACCATCATCGTCATGTTTGTGACCTACTGCCTGATTCAAGTGattaaggagagagagaggaggcaggcCCTCATCGATGATCCcgatcctcttcctcctgctcccccTCCAAACGCCGCCGTCGCCGCCTCCACCACCAGCCCGCCCGGCGCTGCAGCTGCACCCACCGCTGCTCAACCGGTCGCAGATCCTAGCAAGGAAAAAGCAGAGTAG
- the klhl40b gene encoding kelch-like protein 40b, whose translation MALPINPMDEPRMYQQTLLQDGLFELLENDKLIDCTLKIKDKEFPCHRLVLCACSSYFRSIFLSDLEESKKREIVLEDVEPGVMGLILKYLYTSKINVTEQNVQDIFAVANIYQIPSIFTVCVSFLQKRLSLSNCLAVFRLGLMLDCPRLAISARNFACERFELISRDEEFFQLLPNELAAILANDNLNVETEEAVFEALMNWMSRDTESREKDLSGLLDCVRLRLVNEEYLKEKVEKHKLICFNPELQEKLQLIRDAHAGKMPEVKKIKKEEGGAEKNGESEEKDEEEEEEGLLPGILNDTLRFGMFVRNLILMVNEAGAVAYDPTGNDCFVASLSTQIPKNHNSLVTKENQIFVAGGLFYDEQNKEDPLCSYFLQYDPATADWLGMPPLPSPRFLFGLGEAENSIFVLGGRELKEKEHTLDAVLVYDRQSFKWGESEPLPYPVYGHATISHNDVVYVIGGKGDDKSCLKKMCAYDARRFEWKELAPMKVARSLCGATFHKDKIYVATGVTDTGLTDSVEVYDIATNKWSDFEVFPQERSSLNLVSLAGVLYAVSGFAMMPLEDSEEIIPKEMNDIWRFNETDRKWTGILREIQYASGATVMGVRLNTLRLTKM comes from the exons ATGGCCCTGCCGATAAACCCCATGGACGAACCCAGGATGTACCAGCAGACGCTGCTCCAGGATGGCCTGTTCGAGCTGCTGGAGAACGACAAGCTGATAGACTGCACGCTGAAGATCAAAGACAAGGAGTTCCCCTGCCACCGACTGGTCCTGTGCGCCTGCAGCTCCTACTTCCGCTCCATCTTCCTGTCTGACCTGGAGGagagcaaaaagagagagatcgTCCTGGAGGACGTGGAGCCGGGCGTCATGGGGCTGATCCTCAAGTACCTGTACACCTCCAAAATCAACGTGACGGAGCAGAACGTCCAGGACATCTTCGCGGTGGCTAACATCTACCAGATCCCTTCAATCTTCACCGTATGTGTGTCTTTCCTACAAAAGCGCCTGAGCCTCAGCAACTGCCTTGCTGTCTTCAGGCTCGGCCTCATGCTGGACTGCCCCAGGCTGGCCATCTCTGCCCGAAACTTCGCATGCGAGCGCTTCGAGCTCATCTCGAGAGACGAGGAGTTCTTCCAGCTGCTCCCCAATGAGTTGGCGGCCATATTAGCGAACGACAACCTGAACGTAGAGACAGAGGAGGCGGTGTTCGAGGCTCTGATGAACTGGATGTCCCGGGacactgagagcagagagaaagatcTGTCGGGTTTGCTGGATTGCGTTCGTTTGCGTCTGGTCAACGAGGAATACCTGAAGGAGAAAGTGGAGAAACACAAACTGATCTGCTTTAATCCCGAGCTGCAGGAGAAACTCCAGCTGATCAGGGACGCTCACGCCGGGAAAATGCCGGAGGTTAAAAAAATcaagaaggaggagggaggagcagAGAAAAATGGGGAGAGTGAGGagaaagatgaagaggaagaagaagaaggtcttCTCCCAGGCATCCTGAATGATACCCTGCGATTTGGCATGTTTGTCAGGAACTTGATACTGATGGTGAACGAGGCGGGCGCTGTGGCCTACGACCCGACAGGGAACGACTGCTTCGTAGCATCGCTTTCCACGCAGATTCCCAAGAACCACAACAGCCTGGTCACCAAGGAGAACCAGATCTTTGTGGCAGGAGGATTATTCTATGACGAACAGAACAAAGAAGATCCGCTGTGCTCCTATTTCCTACAG TACGACCCGGCCACTGCCGATTGGCTGGGGATGCCTCCCCTCCCGTCTCCCCGCTTCCTGTTTGGGCTGGGCGAGGCCGAGAACTCCATCTTTGttttgggagggagggagctgaAGGAGAAGGAGCACACGCTGGACGCAGTTCTGGTCTATGACAGACA ATCTTTTAAATGGGGCGAATCAGAGCCACTTCCTTACCCGGTCTACGGACATGCAACGATATCCCACAATGATGTTGTTTATGTGATTGGAGGAAAGGGAGATGACAA GAGCTGTCTGAAGAAGATGTGTGCATACGACGCCAGGAGGTTTGAATGGAAGGAGCTCGCACCCATGAAGGTCGCACGCTCTTTATGCGGAGCCACCTTTCATAAGGACAAAATATATGTGGCGACAGGAGTCACCGACACCGGGCTGACAGACTCTGTGGAGGTGTACGACATCGCTACAAACAA GTGGTCAGACTTCGAAGTGTTTCCTCAGGAGCGTAGCTCTCTGAACCTGGTGTCTTTGGCCGGCGTGCTGTACGCTGTATCAGGATTTGCCATGATGCCTTTGGAGGACAGCGAAGAGATCATTCCCAAAGAGATGAACGACATCTGGAG GTTTAACGAGACGGACAGGAAGTGGACTGGGATCCTCAGAGAGATCCAGTACGCTTCAGGAGCCACTGTTATGGGGGTCCGCCTGAACACCCTGCGCCTCACCAAGATGTAG